A part of Planctomycetota bacterium genomic DNA contains:
- a CDS encoding PqqD family peptide modification chaperone, which yields MSERSTFSPFWHRVRAMKPRLRPHVQITRQHFRGRRWHVVHDPSSNQFYRLNSVAHEFVGLLDGRRTVEAVWQTSLEKHADDALTQNEVIQLLSQLYGSNLLTGDVTPETEQLLRRGRDRTAKKVRQQAIGLMYFKVRLFNPDTILSWLEPIVRPAISPVGFLLWLGLVVAAVVALLPHWGRLASGIDGAIAPANWGWMAVVFVLLKLFHELGHGLICKRYGGQVPEFGAMLLVLLPAPYVDASAAWGFTSKWKRIAVGAGGMLFELFVAAIAAFVWLRTPDESLPHQLAYNVMLSAGVSTVLFNANPLMKFDGYYMLSDLLEVPNLMQRSNQMLQFLFQRHVYRLEQAQPPTGSLSEAAILVVYGIAAFVYRIFLFVSITLYVMTKLFAIGVFLAAWTAAMWFILPTGRFVHWLATSPMLSDSRPRAIATSVALAALVVTAVGVIPAPDRRRASGVLESASASGVFFGVDGFVREAHVRGGDRVEQGQPLVTLENASLDAHYRLSKAQLAEVESRGRAAMPESIAAAQAAEEYARAIRAQLEWLEARREAMIVRAPHAGVVVGDDPRLLLGSYVREGAALCEVVDLADVRVAAVLSQTEASWVREGPLKVEVRTVSRVDDVVPARTEKIIEAGTRSLPHEALSAMGGGVIATSPDDQTGRVATSPVFRGYFRAVDDAGAERAAPIGVPGERVVLRFTLESRPLAAQWWVRLRQALQGRAKI from the coding sequence GACGGCGCACCGTCGAGGCGGTGTGGCAGACCTCGCTCGAGAAGCACGCGGACGACGCGCTGACGCAGAACGAGGTGATCCAGCTCCTCTCGCAGTTGTACGGGAGCAACCTGCTCACGGGCGACGTGACGCCCGAGACCGAGCAACTGCTGCGGCGCGGGCGCGACCGCACGGCGAAGAAGGTGCGTCAGCAGGCCATCGGGCTGATGTACTTCAAGGTGCGCCTGTTCAACCCCGACACCATCCTGTCGTGGCTCGAGCCGATCGTGCGCCCGGCGATCTCGCCCGTGGGCTTCTTGCTGTGGCTCGGGCTGGTCGTGGCGGCGGTGGTCGCGCTGCTCCCGCACTGGGGGCGCCTGGCGAGCGGGATCGACGGCGCCATCGCGCCGGCGAACTGGGGCTGGATGGCGGTCGTGTTCGTGCTGCTCAAGCTCTTCCACGAGCTGGGGCACGGGCTCATCTGCAAGCGCTACGGCGGGCAGGTGCCCGAGTTCGGCGCGATGCTCCTCGTGCTGCTGCCCGCGCCGTACGTCGACGCCTCGGCGGCGTGGGGCTTCACGAGCAAGTGGAAGCGCATCGCCGTCGGCGCGGGGGGCATGCTCTTTGAGCTCTTCGTCGCGGCGATCGCCGCGTTCGTGTGGCTGCGCACCCCCGACGAGAGCCTGCCCCACCAGCTCGCGTACAACGTCATGCTCAGCGCGGGCGTCAGCACCGTGCTCTTCAACGCCAACCCGCTCATGAAGTTCGACGGGTACTACATGCTCAGCGACCTGCTCGAGGTGCCCAACCTCATGCAGCGTTCGAACCAGATGCTCCAGTTCCTGTTCCAGCGCCACGTGTACCGGCTGGAGCAGGCCCAGCCCCCGACGGGCAGCCTCTCCGAGGCCGCCATCCTCGTTGTCTACGGCATCGCGGCGTTCGTGTACCGCATCTTCCTGTTCGTCTCGATCACGCTGTACGTGATGACCAAGCTGTTCGCCATCGGGGTGTTCCTGGCGGCGTGGACGGCGGCGATGTGGTTCATCCTGCCCACCGGGCGCTTCGTCCACTGGCTGGCGACCAGCCCGATGCTCTCCGACTCGCGCCCGCGCGCGATCGCGACGTCGGTTGCGCTGGCCGCCCTGGTGGTGACGGCGGTGGGGGTCATCCCCGCGCCGGACCGTCGCCGCGCCTCGGGCGTGCTGGAGAGCGCGAGCGCCTCGGGCGTGTTCTTCGGGGTCGACGGGTTCGTGCGCGAGGCGCACGTGCGCGGCGGCGATCGCGTCGAGCAGGGCCAGCCCCTCGTGACGCTCGAGAACGCCTCGCTGGACGCGCACTACCGGCTCTCCAAGGCGCAGCTCGCCGAGGTCGAGAGCCGCGGGCGGGCCGCGATGCCCGAGAGCATCGCCGCGGCCCAGGCGGCGGAGGAGTACGCCCGCGCGATCCGCGCGCAGCTCGAGTGGCTGGAAGCGCGCCGGGAGGCGATGATCGTGCGCGCGCCGCACGCGGGCGTCGTCGTGGGCGATGATCCCCGCCTGCTACTGGGCAGCTACGTGCGCGAAGGGGCGGCGTTGTGCGAGGTCGTGGACCTGGCCGACGTGCGCGTGGCGGCGGTGCTCTCGCAGACCGAGGCGTCGTGGGTCCGCGAGGGGCCCCTGAAGGTGGAAGTGCGGACGGTCTCGCGCGTGGACGATGTCGTGCCGGCGCGGACCGAGAAGATCATCGAGGCGGGCACGCGCTCGCTCCCGCACGAGGCGCTCTCGGCCATGGGGGGCGGGGTGATCGCGACGAGCCCGGACGACCAGACGGGGCGGGTCGCGACTTCGCCGGTCTTCCGCGGGTATTTCCGTGCGGTGGACGACGCCGGCGCGGAGCGGGCGGCGCCGATCGGCGTGCCGGGCGAGCGGGTGGTGCTGCGGTTCACGCTGGAGAGCCGCCCGCTGGCGGCGCAGTGGTGGGTGCGTCTGCGTCAGGCGCTGCAGGGGCGTGCGAAGATCTAA